The nucleotide window GCTACCGTACTAATTGGTACAGGGGGACGCTGCGGGATCTATCGCAGGAGATTGGGCTCGAAACGGAATACGAACTGATTCACAAGATGCTCTCCGGCGCAGTTCATTCTTCGGCGTATGCGATTCAAGAAGGTTGTGGCATTTTGGACGAACACGTTGCCGACATAGCCGTCAAGTTTCATCTTCGAATCCTAAGCAAGTTATGCAACTTGCTCGGCGTTCCCCTCGATAAGTTCGAGAGCGACATTTGCGGCTTGGCGGACAGGAACATGTTTGAACTCTCGTCGCCTGTTCCGCCACCGCCGCCGCCCATCCCGCCGACAACGGCCAAATAACTCTCCAACGCCGGCGCCGACCCGAACGCAAACTCGTCTTCCCACGCCCCGAACTCCGGACGGCGAACGGTCGGTTTTAGCGGGTCAGATTAAACGCGATAGGTTCGAATCTGGCAGGTTCAAGGCAGGTTCAAGAACCAAACGCGACGCCGTATCGCACACTCATCCCAGACGGCTGACGTAAATGCGGAGGGGCTGTCGCGGGCCCGTCTTCCACGGGCGGGCCGAATCATCGATCGAGAAGCGACGGGTCGCACGCTTGACGCGTGCGATGTCCTCTCGGCGGAGCGAGACGCCCTCTTTGTCGGGCGCGCCGCCTCGTCCGTTTTTGTGCCGTGCTTCGCCGGGGCTTACAATATCCGGCGATCTGTGCGAGATATGCCGGCCCGTTTTCCGGAAGAGGCCACCTATGCGCCCGACGACCGTCTTGCGTTTTGTTGCGGGGTTTGTCGCGATGGCCGGAATGCTCGGCCCCGGCGACGGCTATTCGCCGGCCGGGCCGCCGCCCCGGATGCGGTCGCGTCGAGCGA belongs to Planctomycetia bacterium and includes:
- a CDS encoding DUF5677 domain-containing protein, which translates into the protein MQTKSPPDHDWKLDACLILRGVYDAMIQALYILGDRTKADDRGQLYIDHYLIEKVEMLERYVSSPTFLGNKMANSPKRAAAEPQIRAEFNKVCGKFVVTKKGKFAGYRTNWYRGTLRDLSQEIGLETEYELIHKMLSGAVHSSAYAIQEGCGILDEHVADIAVKFHLRILSKLCNLLGVPLDKFESDICGLADRNMFELSSPVPPPPPPIPPTTAK